The genome window TCTTCGTTCTCTACGGGGATAATTTCGTCGATGAGGTCTACGCGCAGGATGTCGGGAATAAACCCCGCACCGATTCCCTGAATAGGATGTGGTCCGCGCGGCTTGCCCGACAACACCGCCGACGCCGCAGGTTCTACTGCAATTGCCCGGAAAGAGGGCTTTCTCGCTTTGATCACTTCCGCCACCCCTGTGATCGTGCCGCCGGTGCCTACCCCTGCCACCAGGATGTCCACTTGCCCGTCGGTATCACGCCAGATCTCTTCGGCGGTGGTGCGGCGGTGTATCTCGGGGTTTGCGGGGTTTTTGAACTGCTGAGGCATGAAGTATCGCTCGGGGTCCGAGGCGACAATCTCCTCTGCCTTGCGGATGGCTCCGGGCATCCCTTCAGGACCAGGCGTGAGTACCAGCTTCGCACCCAGCGCGCGCAGAAGGCTCCTTCGCTCCATCGACATGGTTTCGGGCATCACCAGCATACAACGGTACCCCTTCGCTGCGCACACAAACGCCAGTGCGATGCCCGTGTTGCCCGAGGTGGGTTCAATAATGATGGTGTCGGGCTGGATTCGCCCCTCCCGCTCGGCGGCTTCGATCATCGCCACACCGATGCGGTCTTTCACGCTGGAAAGCGGGTTGAAGTACTCCAGCTTGGCAGCAACCACCGCCTTTGCCCCATCGGTGACGCGGTTCAGGCGCACCAGAGGAGTATTCCCGATCAATTTGGTCACATCTTCTGCAATGCGCATCCTCTGCCTCCGTTTTAAAGATGTGGTGCAATACTCTGTGCCTGGTCCAGCAGGTACTTCTGTTCCAGCAGGTGCTGGATAGTGGTCGAATCCAGCAACCGCCACACTGCTTCCGAAGTGCGCCTCTGAAAATCGCGAATGCACTGGATGGTCGTAGTGCTGGCACTATCCTTCATCAGAGCTTCGGAGGGTTCCAGAGACTTGCTTCCCGAAAAGGCACGCAGGATATCGCCCACGGTGAGGCGCGCAGGAGGCAGCGCCAGCTCATAGCCACCCCCTACCCCGCGAATACTGCGCACCAGCCCGGCTCGCTTCAGTACCGCCAGAATCTGGTCCAGATAGGGACCGGGGATGTATTCCGCTTCGGCAATGTCGCGACTCTGCACAGGTACACCGGACGGTTGCTGTGCCAGATAGAGTATAGCCCGCAGGGCGTACTCGACTTTCGCGCTGAACAGTAGCATCGATAAATCCTGACTTTGTTGACCAGTGTTTGTTATTTTATCGTATCTTCCTGCAATTGTCAAGGGTGGAGGGAAAATGATATAATTCGGGAGGTGAAGGAAGGAGGTGTAC of Armatimonadota bacterium contains these proteins:
- a CDS encoding AsnC family transcriptional regulator — translated: MLLFSAKVEYALRAILYLAQQPSGVPVQSRDIAEAEYIPGPYLDQILAVLKRAGLVRSIRGVGGGYELALPPARLTVGDILRAFSGSKSLEPSEALMKDSASTTTIQCIRDFQRRTSEAVWRLLDSTTIQHLLEQKYLLDQAQSIAPHL
- the cysK1 gene encoding O-acetylserine sulfhydrylase; this translates as MRIAEDVTKLIGNTPLVRLNRVTDGAKAVVAAKLEYFNPLSSVKDRIGVAMIEAAEREGRIQPDTIIIEPTSGNTGIALAFVCAAKGYRCMLVMPETMSMERRSLLRALGAKLVLTPGPEGMPGAIRKAEEIVASDPERYFMPQQFKNPANPEIHRRTTAEEIWRDTDGQVDILVAGVGTGGTITGVAEVIKARKPSFRAIAVEPAASAVLSGKPRGPHPIQGIGAGFIPDILRVDLIDEIIPVENEDAFTMTRRLAREEGVFAGISSGAAVHAAVQVAKRPENEGKLIVVIVPSTGERYLSTPVYADLPDRDDW